The Papaver somniferum cultivar HN1 unplaced genomic scaffold, ASM357369v1 unplaced-scaffold_107, whole genome shotgun sequence genome includes a region encoding these proteins:
- the LOC113327835 gene encoding triacylglycerol lipase 2-like — MGLIQYSFSFLVVFHVIFNEPRGAYGTRFGGSISSAPALAPDTAPAPDTAPPLAPAPAPATPLTAGGVCESMVNKVAGYKCQEFTVTTKDGYILSLQRVNSAKGNPKTKEPAFLQHGLFMDGASWFLDSPKQSLGFILADNGYDVWVGNTRGTRYSRRHKNLDASFPLYWDFSWDDMALSDLPAYINFVYKKTKKKINYIGHSQGTIMALASFSLGPKAPDEILTKLKAAALLSPVAYLSYMLNEMSRAVAKPFRQSLEARSWQKSI, encoded by the exons aTGGGTCTCATCCAATATAGCTTCTCATTCCTAGTAGTCTTTCATGTTATTTTTAATGAACCTCGTGGAGCTTATGGTACCAGATTTGGCGGTAGCATTTCTAGTGCTCCAGCACTAGCTCCAGATACGGCTCCGGCTCCAGATACTGCTCCACCTTTGGCTCCGGCTCCGGCTCCGGCAACACCATTGACAGCGGGTGGAGTGTGTGAATCTATGGTCAATAAAGTAGCTGGTTACAAATGCCAAGAATTCACT GTGACAACCAAGGATGGTTACATTCTTTCCCTTCAGAGGGTCAACAGCGCTAAAGGTAATCCAAAGACCAAGGAACCAGCCTTCTTGCAGCACGGGTTATTTATG GACGGAGCATCATGGTTTCTGGATTCACCGAAACAATCTCTAGGATTCATACTGGCTGATAATGGTTACGATGTTTGGGTCGGTAATACCAGAGGAACGAGATATAGTCGTCGCCATAAAAACCTTGATGCAAGTTTTCCT CTTTACTGGGATTTTTCATGGGATGATATGGCACTCTCTGACCTTCCAGCTTATATTAATTTCGTGTACAAAAAAACCAAGAAAAAGATTAACTATATTGGACATTCCCAG GGAACGATTATGGCACTCGCATCATTCTCTCTGGGGCCTAAAGCTCCTGACGAAATTCTTACCAAGCTGAAAGCAGCTGCATTGCTCAGCCCTGTTGCTTATTTGAGCTATATGCTCAACGAAATGAGTCGGGCTGTTGCTAAACCTTTCCGACAGAG TTTGGAGGCGAGGTCATGGCAGAAATCAATATGA
- the LOC113327768 gene encoding triacylglycerol lipase 2-like encodes MGLIQRCFLFLVVFHVVFNEPRGAYGTRFGGTISAPTLAPDTAPAPDTAPAPDMTPASAPAPETPLTAGGVCETMVTKAGYKCQEFKVTTKDGYILSLQRVNSAKGNPKTKEPAFLQHGLFMDGASWFLDSPKESLGFILADNNYDVWVGNTRGTRYSRGHTRLNTLLPQYWDYSWDDMALSDLPAYINFVYKQTKKKINYIGHSQGTIMALASFSLGPKAPDEILTKLKAAALLSPVAYLSHMLNEMSRIVAKTIAQEFQGAYAMAEVNMKDERMSAYLGAICKSIQGLNCFDSVSSFTGKNCCLNATSFDKFIANSPQSTSAKNSMHLAQTSNSGKFTKYDYGLLNMVKYGQLTPPPYPLTNIPKNLPIFISYGVNDALADPQDVEHLLSDMKHPKNKLEVQKIANYGHLDFIIATNANRIVFKPMIAFLKRQK; translated from the exons aTGGGTCTCATCCAACGTTGCTTCTTATTCCTAGTAGTCTTTCATGTTGTTTTTAATGAGCCTCGTGGAGCTTATGGTACCAGATTTGGCGGTACCATTTCTGCTCCAACACTGGCTCCAGATACGGCTCCGGCTCCAGATACGGCTCCCGCTCCAGATATGACTCCAGCTTCCGCTCCGGCTCCGGAAACACCATTGACAGCGGGTGGAGTGTGTGAAACTATGGTCACAAAAGCTGGTTACAAATGCCAGGAATTCAAA GTGACAACCAAGGATGGTTATATTCTATCCCTTCAGAGGGTCAACAGCGCTAAAGGTAATCCAAAGACCAAAGAACCAGCCTTCTTGCAGCACGGGTTATTTATG GACGGAGCGTCATGGTTTCTGGATTCGCCGAAAGAATCTCTAGGATTCATACTAGCTGATAATAATTACGATGTTTGGGTCGGTAATACCAGAGGAACGAGATACAGTCGTGGTCATACTAGACTGAATACACTTTTACCT CAATACTGGGACTATTCATGGGATGATATGGCACTATCTGATCTTCCAGCTTATATTAATTTCGTGTACAAACAAACCAAGAAGAAGATTAACTATATTGGACATTCCCAG GGAACAATTATGGCACTCGCATCATTCTCTCTGGGGCCTAAAGCTCCTGACGAAATTCTTACTAAGCTGAAAGCAGCTGCACTGCTCAGCCCCGTTGCTTATTTGAGCCATATGCTCAACGAAATGAGTCGGATTGTTGCTAAAACCATTGCGCAAGAG TTTCAAGGAGCCTATGCCATGGCCGAAGTCAATATGAAGGA CGAACGTATGTCGGCCTATCTCGGGGCTATTTGCAAATCTATACAGGGGTTGAATTGTTTTGACTCGGTATCGAGTTTTACAG GAAAAAATTGCTGCCTCAATGccacgtcttttgataaattcatTGCAAATTCACCTCAATCGACTTCAGCGAAGAACAGCATGCATTTAGCTCAAA CGAGTAATTCAGGAAAATTTACGAAATATGATTACGGACTCCTCAACATGGTAAAGTATGGACAACTAACGCCACCGCCATATCCCTTAACTAACATTCCCAAGAACCTTCCAATATTCATCAGTTACGGAGTCAATGATGCACTAGCCGACCCGCAGGACGTCGAACATTTACTGAGTGATATGAAACATCCTAAaaataaacttgaagttcaaaagatTGCTAATTATGGTCATCTTGATTTCATCATCGCTACGAATGCTAATCGTATCGTTTTCAAGCCTATGATCGCCTTTCTCAAGCGTCAAAAATGA